The segment CGTTCGCGTCGCCCTCGAAGAGCGAGAGGTGCGTGTGCATTCCCGAGCCGGGCTGGCCCTGGAGCGGCTTCGGCATGAACGTGGCGTAGACGCCCTGCTCGATCGCGACCTCTTTCACCACCGTGCGGAAGGTCATGATGTTGTCGGCCATCGTCAGCGCGTCGGCGTAGCGGAGGTCGATCTCGTTCTGGCCGGGGCCGGCCTCGTGGTGGCTGAACTCGACGGAGATGCCGAGGTCCTCGAGCATCCGCACCGACCGGCGTCGGAAGTCGTGAGCGGTGCCGCCGGGGACGTTGTCGAAGTAGCCGGCGGTGTCGACCGGCTGCGGGCCCTCGGGGCCGAACTTCGACGACTTGAGCAGGTAGAACTCGACCTCGGGGTGCGTGTAGAAGGTGAAGCCGCGGTCGCCGGCCCGGGCGAGCGTGCGCTTGAGCACGTTCCGCGGGTCGGCCACGCCGGGGAGGCCGTCGGGCGTCGCGATGTCGCAGAACATCCGGGCTGTGGGGTCGTCGGTTCCGCGCCACGGGAGGATCTGGAAGGTCGTGGGGTCAGGATGCACGAGCACGTCGGCCTCGAACGACCGCGTGAGGCCCTCGATCGCCGACCCGTCGATGCCGACGCCCTCCGCGAAGGCCCCCTCGACCTCGGCCGGCGCGATGGCGACCGACTTGAGGGTGCCGATGACGTCCGTGAACCAGAGTCGGATGAACTTGATGCCTCGCTCTTCGATCGTGCGAAGAACGAAGTCGGTCTGCTTGTCCATTCAGGCCCTTTCTGC is part of the Frondihabitans sp. 762G35 genome and harbors:
- a CDS encoding glutamine synthetase family protein; amino-acid sequence: MDKQTDFVLRTIEERGIKFIRLWFTDVIGTLKSVAIAPAEVEGAFAEGVGIDGSAIEGLTRSFEADVLVHPDPTTFQILPWRGTDDPTARMFCDIATPDGLPGVADPRNVLKRTLARAGDRGFTFYTHPEVEFYLLKSSKFGPEGPQPVDTAGYFDNVPGGTAHDFRRRSVRMLEDLGISVEFSHHEAGPGQNEIDLRYADALTMADNIMTFRTVVKEVAIEQGVYATFMPKPLQGQPGSGMHTHLSLFEGDANAFYEAGAEYQLSKIGRQFIAGLLRHAPEITAVTNQFVNSYKRLWGGDEAPSFVTWGHNNRSALVRVPLYKPNKGQSSRVEYRAIDSAANPYLAFSLLLAAGLKGIEEGYELPAEAEDNVWSLSDAERRALGYSQLPASLDHALSLMEDSELVAETLGEHVFNYVLKNKRQEWKAYRAQVTPFELQSNLEML